The window GCAGGCCACGGGCGCGGCGGCTGTCGGCGTTGAGCCAGAAGCGGGTCGGCAACTGCTCGGAGGTGGCGAAGTAGGTCGACAGGCAATCGGCCAGGGTCACGCCCTCCAGCGGCACGATGCCCTGGTAGCGCTTGCCCTTCTTCGGATCGACGGTGAGGGTCAGCACGCCGTGGGGCATCAGGTCGGCGAGCCCGGCGGCATCGCCGATGGCGTCCGCTTCGTAGCGGGCCAGGCCGCGCACTTCGCGGTCGCTGGAACACTCCACCATCAGCAGCGGTACCGCGCCATTGGAGCGCGCCTGCAGCACCAGCAGGCCGTCGAACTTGAGGGTGCCGCACAGCAGCGCGGCAGCGGCTAGCATTTCCCCCAGCAGCTGGGCGACCGGCTGCGGGTAGGGGTGCTTGGCCAGCACTTCGGCGTAGCTGCGGTCGAGCTCCACCAGTTCACCGCGAACATCGGTGTTGTCGAACAGGAAACGCTGACTTTGATCGATCTGGGACATGCTGGACACAACGCTGCGATAGGCACAAATAAATGACAAGTTGATGGCAAAGGCCTATAAAGCGCGCTTTGCAGCACCCACCCGCATTCGGGTGGTTCCGTAAGGGGGAATCGATTTTATGGATAAAGCCAATCCGTTCCAAGCCACCTGGTCCTGGAAGCCCTTCATCGCCTGTCACCTGTTCGCGCTCGCGTTGCTCCTGCTGTGGCTCTGGGAGCCTGCCCGAGAGGCGATGAACCTGTTCGACTTCAGCCTGTTCAGCCTTCTGAACGAACCACTGGCGACCAATGATGCCTGGCGGCTGACCTGGGCAGTGGCCAGTACCCGCCCGTTCGACCTGCTGGTCGGCGTGATCCTGCTGCTCCTGTTGATCCGGGGCGACTGGATCTTCAAGGCCACCCAAGCCCGCGCAGCCACCTTCGGCTTCCTCTGCGCCGCCGTAGTACTGGTGGTGGTGCGCATCCTCTACGCCAAGATCGCCCACCACTTCGGCTGGCAGCACGCGAGCATCTCCACCGTTGTGCCGGATGCCGTGCGCCTGGAGCAGTACTTCCCGAGCTGGGAAGACACCGCCTTCGAGATCAAGGATGAGTCTGCCCGCAGCTTCCCCGGCGACCACGCCTCGGTGCTGCTGATCTGGGCACTGTTCCTCACCCTGTTCGCCCGCAGCGCCCTGCAGTGGGTGGTGATCTGGGGCCTGGCGCTGCTGTTCATGCTGCCGCGCCTGGTGGCCGGCGCGCACTGGGGCCAGGACGACTACATCGGCGGCGTGCAGATGGCGCTGGTGGCCCTGGCCTGGAGCTGCTTCACACCGTTCGCCGCCAAGGTCAGCGCCGCACTGGTGCGCTGGACCGAGCCGCTGTTCAACCTGCTTACGAAGATCCCGCTGCTCAACCGCCTGAGCGTCGTCGCGGCCTGAGTGGCCCGTCGATCAGGGCGAGGCGCCTTCGGCCCTCGCCCCAGGATCACTCCTGATCGCGGAAGCTGAACAACTGGCGACGCTGCTTCTTGGTTGGCCGCCCGTCGGTCTGCAGGCCCAGCGCACCGGCCTTGCGCATCGCGGCCGCGTCCTCGCGACGCTTCGCGCTGTCGGCGGTCTCCTCATACAGCAACTGGGCCTCCGGCGCGCCACGACGCACCATCGATAGCGCCTTGACCACCACGGTGCGCTCGTCGAAGCCGGTGCGGATCACATATTCCTCGCCGATCTTCGGCTCCTTGCCCGGCTTGCAGCGCTCGCCCCGGCAATGCACCTTGCCACCCTCGATGGCCTCCTTGGCCAGCGAGCGGGTCTTGTAGAAGCGCGCCGCCCACAGCCACTTGTCCAGGCGGACCTTGTCGTCGTCTTTCTCGCTCACTTCATAACCTCGTCATGCGGGTCTGCGAGTGTACCGCGCACCCCGCTGGCGGGGCACAACCGGCCTGACTAGAATGCCGGCAAACGCCGGGGACGCCTGCCTTGAAGACATTCGACCAGTTGTCGGTAATCGGTTTGCGCGAATGGATCGCCCTGCCCGAACTGGGCATGGTCGGCCTGCGCGCGAAGATCGACACCGGCGCCAGTACCTCCAGCCTGCATGCCAGCGAGATCGTGCCGTTCAAGCGCAACGGCCAGAGCTGGGTGCGCTTCGTCGCCCACCTCGGCACCCAGGTGCAGCGCCGCCACCGCTGCGAAGCACCGGTGGTGACGATGAAGACCATCAAGAGCTCCAACGGCCAGGCCCAGACCCGTTACGTGATCCGCACCCTGCTGGCCCTGGGCGACCGCGCCTGGCCGGTGGAATTCACCCTGGCCTGCCGTAAGACCATGCGCTACCGCGTGCTGCTAGGCTCCAAGGCCCTGGTCCACGGCCAACTGGTGGTCAATCCGGGCCTGACCTACGTCCAGGACAAACCCCTCATCATGGTTTCCTCCACCCCTTCAGGTGATCAATGAAAATTGCTGTGCTGTCGCGCAATCCGCGCCTGTATTCCACCCGTCGGCTGGTGGAGGCCGGGCAGCAACGCGGCCATGAGATGGTGGTGATCGACACCCTCCGCGCCTACATGAACATCGCCAGCCACAAAC of the Pseudomonas sp. PSE14 genome contains:
- the hslO gene encoding Hsp33 family molecular chaperone HslO; protein product: MSQIDQSQRFLFDNTDVRGELVELDRSYAEVLAKHPYPQPVAQLLGEMLAAAALLCGTLKFDGLLVLQARSNGAVPLLMVECSSDREVRGLARYEADAIGDAAGLADLMPHGVLTLTVDPKKGKRYQGIVPLEGVTLADCLSTYFATSEQLPTRFWLNADSRRARGLLLQQLPADRQRDAESREASWQHVTTLADTLTAEELLGLDNATVLHRLYHEDDVRLFDPQPLVFRCSCSRERSANALVSLGHEDAERLLAEQGGEVVIDCQFCNQRYRFDGSDVAQLFSGGGSKTPSETRH
- a CDS encoding phosphatase PAP2 family protein, coding for MDKANPFQATWSWKPFIACHLFALALLLLWLWEPAREAMNLFDFSLFSLLNEPLATNDAWRLTWAVASTRPFDLLVGVILLLLLIRGDWIFKATQARAATFGFLCAAVVLVVVRILYAKIAHHFGWQHASISTVVPDAVRLEQYFPSWEDTAFEIKDESARSFPGDHASVLLIWALFLTLFARSALQWVVIWGLALLFMLPRLVAGAHWGQDDYIGGVQMALVALAWSCFTPFAAKVSAALVRWTEPLFNLLTKIPLLNRLSVVAA
- a CDS encoding S4 domain-containing protein gives rise to the protein MSEKDDDKVRLDKWLWAARFYKTRSLAKEAIEGGKVHCRGERCKPGKEPKIGEEYVIRTGFDERTVVVKALSMVRRGAPEAQLLYEETADSAKRREDAAAMRKAGALGLQTDGRPTKKQRRQLFSFRDQE
- a CDS encoding ATP-dependent zinc protease, translating into MVGLRAKIDTGASTSSLHASEIVPFKRNGQSWVRFVAHLGTQVQRRHRCEAPVVTMKTIKSSNGQAQTRYVIRTLLALGDRAWPVEFTLACRKTMRYRVLLGSKALVHGQLVVNPGLTYVQDKPLIMVSSTPSGDQ